In Chitinophaga nivalis, a single genomic region encodes these proteins:
- a CDS encoding pyridoxal phosphate-dependent aminotransferase, with protein sequence MAKLSRELKAQGIDIVDLSIGEPDFDTPVHIREAAKKAIDEGFTHYTPVAGYADVRQAVIHKLKRDNDLDYTPEQIVVSTGAKQSLANAVLSIINPGDEVIIPTPYWVTYSEQVKLCQGEVVFVTCSIENNYKITPEQLEAAITPKSRLFMFSSPCNPTGSVYSKAELEGLAAVFARHPQIFIISDEIYEYINYEGKHESIAQFGDLINRTILINGLSKGFAMTGWRLGYLAAPLAIAKACDKIQSQFTSATCSITQRAAITALTGELTTAHEMVAEFKKRRAYIHTALKTIPGLVVNDPEGAFYMFPDISAFFNKSFEDSQINNADDLCMYLLHKANVSVVTGVAFGQPNCIRLSYATGMDKLEKGVERMKTWLGKLA encoded by the coding sequence ATGGCGAAACTCAGCCGCGAGTTGAAAGCCCAGGGAATAGATATTGTTGACCTTAGTATCGGGGAACCGGATTTTGATACCCCCGTACATATCCGGGAAGCAGCCAAAAAGGCCATAGACGAAGGTTTCACCCATTATACACCTGTAGCGGGTTATGCGGATGTAAGACAAGCCGTGATTCACAAACTGAAAAGAGATAACGATCTCGACTACACGCCTGAACAGATTGTGGTATCTACCGGCGCCAAACAAAGTCTCGCCAATGCCGTACTGAGCATCATCAATCCGGGTGATGAAGTGATTATACCTACCCCTTACTGGGTTACCTACTCCGAGCAGGTAAAGCTTTGCCAGGGTGAAGTCGTATTTGTAACCTGCAGCATCGAAAATAATTACAAGATTACACCGGAACAGCTGGAAGCCGCCATTACGCCTAAATCCCGGCTTTTCATGTTCTCTTCTCCCTGTAATCCTACCGGTTCTGTTTATTCCAAAGCTGAACTGGAAGGCCTCGCTGCCGTATTTGCCAGACATCCGCAGATTTTCATCATTTCAGATGAAATCTATGAATATATCAACTATGAAGGGAAACATGAGAGCATCGCACAATTCGGTGATCTTATCAACCGTACCATCCTCATCAACGGCCTGAGTAAAGGTTTTGCCATGACAGGCTGGCGACTGGGTTACCTCGCCGCTCCTCTGGCCATTGCCAAAGCCTGCGATAAAATACAAAGCCAGTTTACTTCTGCTACCTGCTCCATTACACAGCGGGCTGCCATCACTGCATTAACCGGCGAACTGACCACCGCACATGAAATGGTGGCTGAATTCAAAAAACGTCGCGCCTATATACACACTGCACTTAAAACAATCCCCGGATTAGTTGTAAATGATCCGGAAGGCGCATTCTATATGTTCCCGGACATCAGTGCATTTTTCAATAAATCTTTTGAAGACAGCCAGATCAACAATGCAGACGACCTTTGCATGTACCTGTTGCATAAGGCCAATGTATCGGTAGTTACCGGTGTGGCCTTCGGCCAGCCTAACTGTATCCGCCTCTCCTATGCCACAGGAATGGACAAGCTGGAAAAAGGCGTGGAGCGGATGAAAACATGGCTGGGAAAATTAGCATAA
- a CDS encoding DUF4397 domain-containing protein → MHTKNSRIWVLAALFGGVIGLSACLKNKEYEPQRQPYFAVVINGATAPATVDVFNNGVKLNSDGPYKSGSSSFYFERQAGMHNFSFRDSKGVGLDSTLRQYDSLQYYTILTYNTGTTFKTTSTRENFSELSNSQVNYRFINLSNLSDSEPVDLYFNNKKVDSNRTFSPYAPWVTIPTPTSYVEYKVKLKGTDSVLAVGYARGSDSNKQIQLYRGNVYTFYLSGDKNATTAPTKLKVSYIPHTIEQ, encoded by the coding sequence ATGCATACAAAGAACAGTCGCATTTGGGTATTAGCAGCCCTTTTTGGTGGAGTAATCGGACTTTCTGCCTGTTTGAAAAACAAAGAGTATGAGCCACAGCGCCAACCTTATTTTGCAGTAGTGATCAATGGAGCCACTGCTCCTGCTACAGTAGATGTATTTAACAATGGTGTAAAACTGAACAGTGACGGCCCTTATAAAAGCGGTTCATCCAGCTTTTATTTTGAAAGGCAGGCAGGTATGCACAATTTTTCTTTCCGCGACAGCAAAGGTGTGGGACTTGACTCTACCCTGAGACAATACGACTCCCTTCAATACTATACCATCCTTACCTATAACACAGGTACCACTTTCAAAACCACTTCCACCCGTGAGAACTTCAGTGAGCTGAGCAACTCCCAGGTTAATTACCGTTTCATAAACCTCAGTAACCTGAGCGACAGCGAACCAGTGGATCTTTATTTCAACAATAAAAAAGTGGATAGCAACAGAACCTTTAGTCCATATGCACCCTGGGTAACTATTCCCACACCCACTTCGTATGTGGAGTACAAAGTTAAACTGAAAGGCACGGATTCCGTGCTGGCCGTAGGTTACGCCCGTGGTTCAGACAGCAACAAACAGATTCAGTTATACCGTGGCAACGTGTATACGTTCTATCTCAGCGGAGATAAAAACGCCACTACCGCGCCTACCAAACTGAAAGTATCTTATATCCCACACACGATCGAACAATAA
- a CDS encoding class A beta-lactamase-related serine hydrolase, with protein MQTQHYPVTDNFLDALLKGHQTRLGAVYQHAAAYRLQIIYTQIDRDARQRPRFTDYYYGTSPAPYFYPASTVKLPAALLALEKLRDLRIPGVTRHTPIFTEPLPGISTGVTRDPSAAGNLPSISHYIKKIFLISDNDAYNRLYEFIGQEHFNRRLWEMGYDAIQIRHRVGLPLYEAANRHTNAIRFQQNNQVLYTQPAACSTLDFSPREDLIGHAYYDHKGKLEQGPMIFSHRNKLPLRDLHQLLRSIIFPEAVTKQQRFRLTENDLSFLYRCMSQYPGESTDPTYDPEHYCQAYTKFLLFGGAQQQSIPGYIRIFNKPGWAYGFLTDTAYIVDFIHQVEFLLSASIFVNREGILGDDQPAFETVGKPFLRALGEIIYQMELERSKAHLPDLSRFILQYK; from the coding sequence ATGCAAACCCAACATTATCCGGTAACAGATAATTTCCTGGACGCTTTGCTGAAAGGTCACCAAACCCGCCTGGGTGCAGTATATCAGCATGCAGCTGCCTACCGTTTACAGATTATTTACACGCAGATCGACCGGGATGCCCGTCAGCGGCCCCGCTTCACGGATTATTACTATGGCACCTCCCCCGCTCCCTACTTCTATCCGGCATCTACGGTAAAACTGCCTGCGGCCCTGCTGGCACTGGAAAAGCTCCGCGATCTTCGTATCCCCGGCGTTACCCGTCATACGCCTATATTCACGGAACCCTTACCCGGGATCAGTACCGGTGTTACCCGTGACCCTTCGGCAGCGGGCAATCTACCATCTATCTCTCATTATATCAAAAAAATATTCCTTATTAGTGATAATGATGCCTATAACCGGCTGTATGAATTTATCGGACAGGAACATTTTAACCGGCGGCTGTGGGAAATGGGTTATGACGCCATACAGATCCGGCACCGGGTAGGCCTGCCATTATATGAAGCCGCCAACAGGCATACCAATGCCATTCGTTTCCAGCAGAATAACCAGGTGTTGTATACACAACCCGCTGCCTGCAGCACCTTGGATTTTTCTCCGAGAGAAGATCTCATCGGACATGCCTACTATGACCACAAAGGGAAGCTGGAACAAGGTCCTATGATTTTCTCTCACCGTAATAAATTACCGCTCCGGGATCTTCATCAGCTGCTCCGCAGTATAATTTTTCCGGAAGCTGTAACAAAACAACAACGTTTCCGTTTAACTGAGAACGATTTAAGTTTTCTTTATCGGTGTATGTCGCAATATCCAGGCGAATCAACAGATCCGACTTATGATCCGGAGCATTATTGTCAGGCTTATACAAAGTTTTTACTTTTCGGAGGCGCCCAACAACAAAGCATTCCAGGTTATATCAGGATCTTCAACAAACCTGGCTGGGCTTATGGCTTCTTAACCGATACCGCCTATATAGTAGATTTTATTCATCAGGTAGAGTTCTTATTATCAGCCAGCATATTTGTAAACAGAGAAGGCATATTGGGAGATGATCAACCGGCATTTGAAACTGTAGGCAAACCTTTTCTCAGGGCACTGGGAGAAATAATTTATCAAATGGAACTGGAGCGGAGCAAAGCACACTTACCGGATCTTTCCCGTTTTATACTTCAGTACAAATAA
- the secDF gene encoding protein translocase subunit SecDF: MQLKGLVRFFAIALILISLYQLSFTFLVRNYEKKIEQQAENDVAKQYPTPEKKYPGSQELQGFYSDTLKGFIKQRRQAIVDSTSNKQIAGFPWYVTYNKAKEKELNLGLDLVGGMNVVLEVNVEDVIRALSGQSKDPAFNKALELADQRKKTNQADFVTLFGQTYAEVAPQGRLATIFANAYQKEITFNSSNQQVLDMIRKESRAAIKNTYIVLQKRIDKFGVAQPNINLDENKGLISVELAGVDNAARVRKYLQATANLEFREVYKNSPDFFQNVLNPMNEAIRNSLGGHEAPVATPAADSTQPALAANAAADSSKSGSLTDYLAKDSGKSAKADTSKNAKELQIKEQQKQNPLFMVLFPNIDPQSGTLYPSPSIGRILPKDTATFNNYLELPAVRNILPKDAVFAFGPENKEDKYGPIPVYVLKVNPANPTPRVGGERIVDARQDMDQNNQPEISMAMDNIGAHEWKKLTGELAPANPKDPSTFNYVAVVLDNIVYSAPSIQGEIAGGRSSISGSFTIEEANDLANILKSGKMPAPAQIVQEQIVGPTLGAESIAAGAKSFMISFAIIFVLMLVYYNTAGWVANIALVLNLLFTFGILASLGATLTMAGIAGLVLTIGMAVDTNVIIFERIKDELEHGKSYADAVSQGYKRSYAPVLDGHVTSLLTAFILFYFGLGPVLGFATTQIIGLILSLFCGILVSRMVTDFWMKKKRHFEYFTPISRKVFKHAAFDFVGKRKYAYIVSAIVMVAGISSFFHGFDHGIDFSGGRNFTVRFEKPINREEVREVLNKEFDSEVFVKTIGSTNQLNITTAYKIEQQSLEVDKEVMDKLYAGLKKFYDSGVTQEAFTSRFVIGSQTVSPTISDDLRAGAVKATVLSIVVIFLYILLRFNKWQYSIGTIFSLLHDVLVTLAVFSWFRHFLPFTLEIDQHFIAAILTVIGFSMNDTVIVFDRIREYFKTGSQGRDRDTVINKAINDTLSRTIMTSLTVFLTILILFIFGGEVTRGFAFAMLVGVITGTYSSIFVAAPVLVDFDKKNQLGVETDAVAATPQKATTK; this comes from the coding sequence ATGCAACTTAAAGGACTGGTAAGATTTTTTGCCATCGCACTGATCCTTATCTCTTTGTACCAATTGTCCTTCACGTTTTTGGTGCGGAACTATGAGAAGAAGATAGAGCAGCAGGCCGAAAACGATGTGGCCAAACAGTACCCTACACCTGAAAAGAAATATCCGGGCAGCCAGGAGCTGCAAGGCTTCTACTCAGATACACTGAAAGGGTTTATTAAACAAAGGAGACAAGCGATCGTGGATAGTACCAGCAACAAACAAATTGCAGGTTTTCCGTGGTATGTTACCTACAACAAGGCAAAGGAAAAAGAGTTGAATCTTGGTCTGGACCTCGTGGGTGGTATGAACGTTGTACTGGAAGTAAACGTGGAAGATGTAATCCGCGCTTTATCCGGTCAATCCAAGGACCCTGCGTTTAACAAGGCGCTGGAACTGGCAGATCAACGTAAAAAAACAAACCAGGCAGATTTTGTTACTTTGTTCGGGCAAACATATGCGGAAGTAGCACCGCAGGGCCGTCTGGCAACTATTTTCGCCAATGCCTACCAGAAAGAGATCACTTTCAACTCTTCCAATCAGCAGGTGCTGGACATGATTCGTAAAGAATCCCGTGCTGCCATTAAGAATACCTATATCGTACTGCAAAAACGTATTGATAAATTCGGTGTGGCACAACCCAACATCAACCTGGATGAGAACAAAGGTCTGATTTCCGTGGAACTGGCTGGCGTAGACAATGCTGCCCGTGTACGTAAGTACCTGCAGGCAACTGCCAACCTGGAATTCCGGGAAGTATACAAAAACAGCCCCGACTTCTTCCAGAATGTACTGAATCCAATGAATGAGGCTATCAGGAACTCCCTGGGCGGTCATGAAGCGCCTGTAGCTACACCGGCTGCAGACTCCACTCAACCTGCCTTAGCAGCTAACGCCGCTGCCGACAGCAGCAAAAGCGGCAGCCTGACCGACTACCTCGCAAAAGACAGTGGTAAAAGCGCTAAAGCTGATACCAGCAAAAATGCCAAAGAACTGCAGATCAAAGAACAACAGAAACAAAATCCGTTGTTCATGGTATTATTCCCGAACATAGATCCGCAATCAGGTACCCTGTACCCAAGCCCTTCTATCGGTCGCATCTTACCAAAAGATACTGCTACCTTTAATAATTACCTCGAGTTACCTGCTGTACGCAACATCCTGCCTAAAGATGCCGTATTTGCTTTCGGTCCGGAAAATAAAGAAGACAAATATGGTCCGATCCCGGTTTATGTACTGAAAGTAAATCCTGCAAACCCTACACCACGTGTAGGCGGCGAAAGAATCGTTGACGCCCGTCAGGATATGGATCAGAACAACCAGCCGGAAATCAGCATGGCCATGGATAACATCGGTGCCCATGAGTGGAAAAAACTGACTGGTGAACTGGCGCCTGCCAATCCGAAAGATCCGTCTACTTTTAACTACGTAGCAGTAGTGCTGGATAACATCGTGTATTCTGCACCATCTATCCAGGGCGAAATTGCCGGTGGCCGTTCTTCTATCAGCGGTAGCTTTACCATTGAAGAAGCCAATGACCTGGCAAACATCCTGAAATCCGGTAAAATGCCGGCTCCTGCACAAATCGTACAGGAACAGATCGTAGGACCAACCCTGGGTGCGGAATCCATCGCAGCCGGTGCTAAATCCTTCATGATCTCCTTCGCTATCATCTTCGTACTCATGCTGGTGTACTACAACACTGCCGGCTGGGTAGCTAATATCGCACTGGTATTGAACCTGCTGTTTACCTTCGGTATCCTGGCCTCTCTGGGCGCTACGCTCACCATGGCTGGTATCGCAGGTCTGGTACTCACTATCGGTATGGCGGTAGATACCAACGTAATTATCTTCGAAAGAATCAAAGATGAGCTGGAACATGGTAAATCCTATGCGGATGCGGTATCACAAGGTTACAAGCGTTCCTACGCACCTGTACTGGATGGTCACGTAACCTCCCTGCTCACGGCTTTCATCCTGTTCTACTTCGGTTTAGGTCCGGTACTGGGCTTCGCTACCACACAGATCATCGGTTTGATCCTGTCCCTGTTCTGCGGTATCCTGGTATCCCGTATGGTAACCGACTTCTGGATGAAAAAGAAAAGGCACTTCGAATACTTTACACCGATTTCCCGTAAAGTATTTAAACACGCTGCTTTCGATTTCGTAGGTAAACGTAAATATGCCTATATCGTTTCTGCTATCGTAATGGTTGCCGGTATCTCTTCTTTCTTCCATGGTTTCGACCACGGTATCGACTTCTCCGGAGGCCGTAACTTTACCGTTCGTTTCGAAAAGCCAATTAACCGCGAAGAAGTAAGAGAAGTACTGAACAAAGAATTTGATTCAGAAGTATTCGTAAAAACCATCGGTTCTACCAATCAGCTGAACATTACCACTGCTTATAAGATCGAACAGCAAAGCCTGGAAGTGGATAAGGAAGTAATGGATAAATTGTATGCAGGACTGAAGAAATTCTACGATTCAGGCGTAACCCAGGAAGCCTTTACTTCCCGCTTTGTAATCGGTTCTCAGACAGTATCTCCAACGATCTCTGATGACCTGAGAGCAGGTGCGGTAAAAGCAACGGTACTGTCGATCGTCGTGATCTTCCTGTACATCCTGCTGCGCTTCAACAAATGGCAGTACTCTATCGGTACGATCTTCTCCCTGCTGCACGACGTGCTCGTAACACTGGCTGTATTCAGCTGGTTCAGACACTTCCTGCCGTTTACACTGGAAATTGACCAGCACTTCATTGCGGCTATTCTGACCGTGATCGGGTTCTCCATGAACGATACCGTGATCGTGTTTGACCGTATTCGTGAGTACTTCAAAACCGGTTCACAGGGTCGCGACAGAGATACCGTTATTAATAAAGCGATCAATGATACCCTGAGCCGTACCATTATGACGTCGCTCACGGTATTCCTGACCATCCTGATCCTGTTCATCTTCGGTGGTGAAGTAACCCGTGGTTTCGCCTTCGCTATGCTCGTAGGTGTGATCACCGGTACCTACTCTTCCATCTTCGTGGCTGCACCGGTACTGGTTGACTTTGACAAAAAGAACCAGCTGGGTGTGGAAACAGATGCAGTAGCAGCTACTCCGCAGAAAGCAACAACTAAGTAA
- a CDS encoding HesB/IscA family protein → METAIKPPIQLTPAAVAELTKLLQGAVEAPFLRLGVKGGGCSSGTSYMLGFDARMADDDLFDVAGIPVIIKKAHGMYLMGMEVDFQDTPDARGFIFRAPAV, encoded by the coding sequence ATGGAAACAGCCATCAAACCTCCCATCCAACTAACACCTGCCGCTGTAGCAGAGCTGACAAAGCTGTTACAGGGCGCCGTTGAAGCGCCTTTTCTGCGCCTTGGTGTCAAAGGCGGCGGCTGTTCGAGCGGTACGTCCTATATGCTGGGATTTGATGCCCGCATGGCAGATGATGATCTTTTCGATGTTGCCGGTATTCCGGTGATCATCAAAAAAGCCCATGGCATGTATCTGATGGGAATGGAAGTAGATTTCCAAGATACACCGGATGCCCGTGGATTTATATTCCGCGCACCAGCTGTGTAA
- the coaE gene encoding dephospho-CoA kinase (Dephospho-CoA kinase (CoaE) performs the final step in coenzyme A biosynthesis.) has product MLKIGITGGIGSGKSTVSKIFELLGVPVYYADDRAKDILVRDAVLAAQVKEHFGAAVYDEQGALNRKYLGNIVFNDKAKLDLLNSLVHPATIRDSEQWAQQQQAPYVLKEAALLFETESFHYLDKIIGVSAPQPLRIHRVMKRDNVSRNDVLARMYKQLDEVIKMRLCDYVIHNDEQQMVIPQVLALHNTLLQLATQS; this is encoded by the coding sequence ATGTTAAAGATTGGCATTACAGGAGGTATCGGCTCCGGCAAAAGTACCGTCAGCAAAATATTTGAATTACTGGGCGTACCTGTTTATTACGCTGACGACCGGGCCAAGGATATTCTGGTACGGGATGCCGTCCTCGCCGCACAGGTAAAGGAACACTTTGGCGCAGCCGTATATGACGAACAAGGCGCCTTAAACCGTAAATACCTCGGCAATATTGTCTTCAACGACAAAGCAAAACTGGATCTGCTGAATTCTCTGGTACATCCTGCCACCATCCGCGACTCTGAACAGTGGGCACAGCAACAGCAGGCACCCTATGTACTCAAGGAAGCTGCCCTTCTTTTTGAAACGGAATCCTTTCATTACCTCGATAAAATCATTGGCGTATCCGCCCCCCAGCCTCTTCGTATACACCGGGTCATGAAACGGGACAACGTATCCCGTAATGATGTACTGGCCCGCATGTACAAGCAGCTGGATGAAGTGATCAAAATGCGGCTATGCGATTATGTCATCCATAACGACGAGCAGCAAATGGTAATTCCCCAGGTATTGGCGCTGCATAACACCTTATTGCAGCTGGCCACCCAATCCTGA
- the yajC gene encoding preprotein translocase subunit YajC — MNILNILLMAPQAGGQGGGNSYISFLFFGGMILVMWLFMIRPQTKKAKLQKQFIDNLKEGDKIVTIAGIHGKVKKMNDNNTVVVEVSPGTNFTIERSAISMEYTQTQQKAAETK, encoded by the coding sequence ATGAACATCCTGAACATTTTATTAATGGCGCCTCAGGCAGGAGGACAAGGTGGTGGTAACTCTTACATCTCTTTTCTGTTCTTTGGTGGTATGATCCTGGTAATGTGGCTCTTCATGATCCGTCCTCAAACCAAAAAAGCTAAACTGCAGAAACAGTTTATTGACAACCTGAAAGAAGGCGATAAAATTGTGACCATTGCCGGTATCCACGGTAAAGTGAAAAAAATGAACGACAACAACACCGTAGTAGTAGAAGTTAGCCCAGGCACCAACTTCACTATCGAGCGTTCTGCTATCAGCATGGAATATACCCAGACGCAGCAGAAAGCAGCGGAAACCAAATAA
- a CDS encoding DUF1573 domain-containing protein gives MKKLFCILTCSSLFFAACNNNHATKNNPAGLQPGDTVTTAKSGQGAALAFEETVHNFGDITQGEKVEYSFKFTNTGTTPLVIEDAVASCGCTVPEWPKSPIKPGESGFMKVIFDSNGKSGYTEKEISIKTNGADGYVVGPKIQCNIITK, from the coding sequence ATGAAAAAACTGTTTTGTATCCTGACCTGCAGCAGTTTGTTTTTTGCAGCCTGTAATAATAACCACGCCACAAAAAACAATCCGGCAGGACTCCAGCCCGGTGATACCGTAACTACTGCTAAAAGTGGCCAGGGTGCTGCTTTAGCCTTTGAAGAAACGGTGCATAATTTCGGAGATATTACCCAAGGTGAAAAAGTGGAATATTCTTTCAAATTTACCAATACCGGCACCACTCCCCTGGTCATTGAAGATGCAGTTGCCAGCTGTGGCTGTACTGTGCCGGAATGGCCTAAATCGCCCATCAAACCCGGAGAATCCGGCTTTATGAAGGTGATCTTTGACAGTAATGGTAAATCCGGTTACACCGAAAAGGAAATATCCATCAAAACCAACGGTGCAGATGGATATGTGGTAGGGCCTAAAATACAATGCAACATCATTACAAAATAG
- the nusB gene encoding transcription antitermination factor NusB — MISRRNIRVKVMQTLYALETMEQSSIKPGTATRLLNEKLDQTCQIFTYLLYSVVQVAQYAEIDSQSRASKHLPSAEDLQVNTKIANNEFIYQIINDKGFQVNLEQWKMKLLNDSDLIRKLYNQLVATDTYKAYIATEGRSKAGEKEILEYIYKEILAKSELFVQHMEDSFLHWGDDEEMMAILINNYFNKPHLFNFLQLISKEKLDYGRELLLTVIDKKDYCLELIKPKLQNWDPERIAAVDMLLMEMGVCEFLYFPTIPTKVTINEYIDLAKAYSTPQSGQFINGILDNILKDLEKESLVQKQDRPKK, encoded by the coding sequence ATGATCAGTAGAAGAAACATCCGGGTGAAGGTAATGCAGACACTTTATGCCCTGGAAACGATGGAGCAAAGCAGTATTAAGCCGGGCACGGCGACCAGACTTTTAAACGAAAAGCTGGATCAAACCTGCCAGATCTTTACTTACTTACTTTATTCAGTAGTACAGGTGGCACAATATGCTGAAATTGACTCGCAATCCCGCGCATCCAAACATTTACCCTCCGCCGAGGACCTGCAGGTGAATACCAAGATTGCAAACAATGAATTCATTTACCAGATAATTAATGACAAGGGCTTCCAGGTAAACCTGGAACAGTGGAAAATGAAACTGCTGAACGACAGTGATCTGATCAGAAAGCTTTATAACCAGTTGGTCGCTACCGACACCTATAAAGCCTATATCGCTACTGAAGGCCGTAGTAAAGCAGGAGAAAAAGAAATACTGGAGTACATCTATAAAGAGATACTGGCTAAAAGTGAGCTGTTTGTACAGCATATGGAAGACTCTTTCCTCCACTGGGGCGATGATGAAGAAATGATGGCAATCCTTATCAACAATTACTTTAACAAGCCGCATCTCTTCAATTTCCTGCAATTAATCAGTAAAGAAAAACTGGACTATGGCAGAGAACTGTTACTGACAGTAATCGACAAAAAAGATTACTGCCTGGAGCTGATCAAACCTAAATTACAAAACTGGGACCCGGAGCGTATTGCAGCCGTAGATATGTTACTGATGGAGATGGGTGTATGTGAATTCCTGTACTTCCCTACTATTCCTACCAAAGTAACCATCAATGAATACATAGACCTGGCAAAAGCCTACAGCACGCCACAAAGCGGTCAGTTCATCAATGGTATCCTGGACAACATCCTGAAAGACCTGGAAAAAGAATCCCTGGTACAAAAGCAGGACCGTCCCAAAAAATAG
- a CDS encoding co-chaperone GroES, whose protein sequence is MAKKLSIKPLADRVIVKPAAAEEKTAGGIIIPDTAKEKPQKGTVVAAGPGKKDEPVTVKVGDTVLYGKYSGTEISIEGDDYLIMRESDILAIV, encoded by the coding sequence ATGGCTAAAAAATTAAGTATTAAACCTTTAGCTGACAGGGTAATCGTGAAACCTGCAGCAGCAGAAGAGAAAACAGCTGGCGGTATCATCATCCCGGATACTGCAAAAGAAAAACCTCAGAAAGGCACTGTGGTAGCTGCCGGTCCTGGCAAAAAAGATGAACCGGTTACTGTAAAGGTAGGAGATACTGTACTGTATGGTAAATACTCCGGTACCGAGATCAGCATCGAAGGTGACGACTACTTAATCATGCGTGAATCTGACATCCTGGCGATCGTTTAA